In Rosa rugosa chromosome 4, drRosRugo1.1, whole genome shotgun sequence, the genomic stretch TCTTGAGCTGTACTACACATCTCTTTACAAGTCCACTTCGAGTACTGAAAGATAACTACCAACAGTTAATTTTCTCCACTCCTCTTCCTTTTGGTATCTATGAACCCTACATGACTGAGCTCCAAGTATCTATATGACTGAGCTCCAAGCAATTCCTTTAAATAACTTGATTCCACAATACATACTAGGTAACATATCTACCAGTGCACGGACTGCACTCTCCGAAGAACACGTGCAGGTCTCCTCTTCTCCACGACAGGAATGAGATTCTCCATGAGCTGCATGCATGAAGTATGAAATCAGAAAGGTCACTGTCATTATGTGGCCAAGTTATATCCAAATAAATCAATGATTGAAATGCAATTTGGAGTTGAAGTATTTGTCTGACTACTAGATACTAGATTGAGTTGCAAGCTATATAACTCTGTACTAACTAAGTATACCACTTACCTAAATGCCTTTTTCTGAGTTAAGTAAAGACTGACTCCCTATAAAGATCTCCCATTTGACACTTTCTATATATCTGTCTCCATTATCGGCtgcataattttctttttcttaaacgTTTTTTCTGGGGaaaagaggggggggggggggggacatccTCAACACCACCATAGAAACACAGTAATGTAAATTGTATTCAAATTACCTAGATAATTCGTCTCAGACTTCCAAGTCGGTTAATTCTAGTTGGAACATTAAGTAGGGCCGGTAATGTCGTGGAAGAGTTCTAATAATAGAGAATAACTTGGCATTTTGGGAAAGGAACActagataaaagaaaacaacttGTGAAAATTTCTTGTCTGTGCTTCTTCataaaaataagataaaataaaaagaaggcGCATAACATGATAACACATTATTCTGCTAAATGGTGGATTGGATCAAGTATATGAGAAAATGTAACCTATTTATATTTGGATTCAGGAGAATGACAATTTCGCTAAACAAATGACACAGTGAGTGGCTTAGGGATGACATAACGTATTCCTTGTTTGCATAGTTAATAAATGTGTGGAATGTCAATTAATGATTTTCAGGCACAGATGGCTTGTAGAAGTGAAACCAGTTTTTAATTAAAACAATCAGGCAAAGATATCAAAGGGTGGCAACTTAGGTTCCAGACACAGGCACAAATTTAACCTGAACAATATTCTAAATGCTTCAGAAATTTACTCTTGTTATCACCCCTTTTATTGCATAAAGTTCAGTTATTAAGAGATTGTTTATTGATTTGCCTCATAAAAGTTTGGGTTCACAAGCCAAATAACAAATACACTAGTTTGAGTGCTGCGGCATCTGGGTTCCCCCGTGCCAAATTGCCAATTAATgcataatcaagaacacataggAACTGCCGCATACACACAGCTgtttagttttttgtttttttttcttaaccAGATACCACCATTCAACAGTGCCAAAGATATTCGAAAACATGATTTACACATCATGACATTTCAATGATATAATATTTGATTTTATGCAAGTTATCATGCCTCTTAAGTTCTCAACAGGGCAGAACCTAACTAACACTATATATATCAAGCAGAACATGAACTTTTTCATCGAATGTATGCAAAGTTTTATTTCAAAAAGATTTAGAAAGGATTCATGAAATAGCATAAGACATACCTTCTTATACCTCTCCTTCTTCTGCTCAACCTGCAGTCAAACATTTGATAAACTTAGAAAATTCAGAATGGACCGTGATGTAGGCATGAATCAACAGACGTTACAATGGAAACAGAAGCAATATGACCAAGTCACATCAATTTTGTGATGATTGTTTAcagatcatcaacataaacaggACCCAATTCTTTGTAGACTTGCAATAACCTCCTGATCCAAATCACATGCTTAAAGCTCTACGAAAAGTAACCGGCCTGGACTAGACAATCCTAGGGTTTATGGTATAAACCTATGACCAAATTTCGATAAAATCAGACTAAGATCGATGATGGAGGACGATCATACCTCTTCTCTCATGAGGCGTGCATGTTCCTCCTCCAGCTGCGTCACCAGAGATTCTAGCTCAACTGTGTAAGCCTAATAACATTGCCAAACACAATTCAATACTAACCGGAAAAACAAAACTGAATCGAAAATAATCTCAGAgtcaaaggagagagagagagagagaggaaagaacCTGCTTGCGTTCCCTTGACCTGGCAGCGGATTCTCTGTTCTTGATCATCCTCCTCTGCTTCTGCTGCGTCGCCTTATCAAGCGGCGCCTCCTGCACAGCTCTCCTCTTCGTTCCTCTCCCACCACCACTCGTTGTTCCATTGTTGTTGTTTGCGTACACCAATTGACCTTGAGGCTGAGACGGCGGCGGCTGCTGCACTTGGAACTGCCCGTACCCGATCGGAACCACCGCCCCGGGTCCCACGCCGACGTCCTCCTCCCTCACGGCCCCAGCCCTGGTCAGAAAATCCTCCAACGTCATCTCCGCCCGCACCTGATCCGCCTCCCCCTCCGCGGCCTCGTCCTCTCCgtcagctcctcctcctcctcctcctccgccggcGACGATCTCCTTCCAGACCTCCTCCACCGTCCTCCCCGGCGCGGCGGCCGAGGCGGAGGCTCCTCCGTCcatggacggcggcggcggagaGGCCGAGGGTTGGTCGTTGTAGATGTTCTTGAGGAGGTCGTCCATGGTGATGGAGTGGTTGTGCTTGTCGACGTCGGCGATGAGAGTGGAGAGAGAACATATAGAGGAGTCGCGTGGCAGATCCGAATTGGCCGTCGAGACTGAGACTAACTTCGACGACGCCATCGTCGCCGCCGGAATCGCAGCCGCTGATTTTTtcagaatgagagagagaaagggagaatTACGGTTTTTCTTGTGACCGGGAGTCGTACTAGGACTAGGACTAAACTCACTCGATCTGGTCTGTATTTGGGTTACCAATTTTAAGACGCGTTACTAAATTTGGCATCAGAAGTAATCATGACTAAATAATAAACGTGTCTGGTACAAAGCCCAATTAGATATCAGATGGATACCAATTAGATATCAGATGGCTACATCTATGATCTATCCATCTAGGAGAATCTTATCTGCTCACAATCGATACTATTTTTACTCCACGGTAAAAATGTGAAGATAAgaccttttatatatatatatatattaaaaaaaaacaagtgaAAAGAAGTTCGAATCGAGCCAAATATTAAGGTGCTAACTCTCGAAATTAACTTGAAGAGTTGaaagtgttaatgtctaaaagttcggcggtagctgaacctttgttaacgctgatccggtgggcggatcgctacttgtgacgttctcaaagcctccgctacctgtcaagtaaaatacaaagggtgtcagagggagaccgcgttgggcggtcttcaactctctgatgcctaagttagtcaatgtatttatgttgacaaagtaacagtaggtaagtattgaatgcgtaattaatgaggagagaggagaggaccttttataggtgatgaagaggttgatcttctctttgttttcgatgtgggactgatatgcttcagttcccagtttcagaagcttctgatgccatcttggcgcggcgcgtggcggcgcgtcgacggcgatctggaggtggtccgacgttggggctgtagcccgcctggcggtgtgtctgcatgtcattcctttggttggaattagtacctttggcggtagaatgagcgtagcccattagagctaattatgcttgcaaatgtacatgtatgtacaagtcccccaagtccccagtcaaggagggcaatcttggttggggagttgttcggcggtttgaagcgttttcttccgctaggcttgcaagagcataattagtgtcagtgcgttgtcaaccgttggttttactgagcaaacgctttataccctttcgggtgggcccctgctaggccccccagggagtcccccactccccggctaagatagacctccggatggtcggaaaattgtttgttgagggggagctgcacggagcagagggtgttgggtagcgagcccaagctttaggacccaaatgacgggggtcaacgtgcctgatcagggccgtcactacaccaaaaacctcaacacactacactttttgcacaacgaaaaaaaaaaaagtgatgtgtgatgaagaaaagtgaatcagacaacatgTTTAGTAAACCTACGTTGTATAatgtggttaaaattctgaagtttttgtttagaaggccattgcacaacggttacaagaataatctgttgtgtgaatcataaaaaaaatagcggcagatttccctcctagatagactcaaatttggctccaaattgtaccctagatgccactaaattgtacaacagtttagttatttgtgttgtaggagtatacttgcaaatcatcatacaatggtttttaatgtgccGTTGTGCAAATGAGTGGCAAAATTTGGAGAAGTCTCCAAAATGGCAttcattcccccccccccccctcccccccaaaACAAGCAAATTCGGCTTCAATGTTTGTCATGCTTGCAAGTTCCTACAACATAGtgaactatttctgttgtgtgaatgaaaaatgCCTAGCTTAAGCGCCAAAATTGACATTTTGATTGAATAGGCGAGAAATTTTCATCTTTCATTCCCTGAGCTATTAGCAATTCAGACAACGTAAATGTATCTATACGTTGTCTGAGTaataaagggaaaaaaaaacaaagttaatGCTAAATGCCTCAGACAACTTGAGGGCACACTTACACAAAGTTAATGCCTTTTTCATGTCTGAGAGAAAAACTGGAGCTTTTCTTCACTCAGGGAAAAACCTGGAGCTtttcttcaccatcttctcaAAACACTTAAGCCATCACAAATCACCATCTTTCAAGTCTGAATTAGGGTTCAAGTGGGGTtcgatttgggggtttttgtTCTGCTGAAAATGGGGATTGGGTTCTCACCAATTCGATTGGGGTTTTTTCCTGGCTTGCTCTCTGACCCGGACACAACGCGACCTGGTCAGCGACCGACCCGAACTTCCACGTCCGGCCACCGATAGACGACGGAcgaccaccatcttcttcgtCTTGCCGTCGCCAACAGCCTCCTATCCTTGGATTGTCCATGCACTGAACGGAGAAGGAAACCCGACGACGAGAAGCCCGAACATTCACCGGCAACCTCTGCAATTTCCGGAGACCGATTAAGCTTCATCTGGTATGGAAACTCATCTTCATGCCATTCTCTACGTGTTAGGCTAATTGGTTTTCAaaattgatggagttttgtCGACTTGGTTTCTTGGTTAGCTCGGGTTCGACGCGGTTGCTACGCCGGCGACTTCTCCGACGCGGTTGCTACGCCGGCGACTTCTCCGACGCGTCTGGGCTTGGTTTCTGGTTCGACTGCTTCCCTGGATGAGGCCTGACCTTGAGTGGGAGTTAAACTTCGAAGATTTCTGGGTTGTAGCACGAGGCATCATCAACTCATCACCAACCCAGTCTTGGCAGTAAGCTTTGGAAAACGAAGTTTCTGTTACAATACCAGAAACTAGCAAAGGTAAACGCAGAGAAGCAAGCCTGAAATTGTGGATTTGATTTCGTGTGCATAATGGGTTGTTTGTGTCTTGGCATGAATTGATTGAATCGTGGTGTTGGGAGTGAAATTCAAGTTTGAATGCGTGTAGAGAATGGGTGTCTATGCCTTGGTTGAAATTGGTCGAGTTGGATTGAATGGGTTGTTTGCCTTGAGTTGAATGACTTGTGATAATCAAGTTTGATGTTTTGATCCTACTGTTATGGCTGTTGGTTGTTCGGTGTTTTTGATGACTTTGGTTCAAGACCGTCCTACCATGGAATGACAGATTCCGAACTCGAAACCGCCAGGTGTGTAGTTCAATTCAACAAGCTTCACTTAGTGGATAAATAAGTGAATGGTGCACTTCAGCAACTCAGGTAATTATCTCTCTAATTTCCAACTTTGGCACCTCACTTTGTAAACTTTTGGTAACAAGTCAAATAATTCTCTATATGTTTCTATATATTACCAGCTTCGACATTTTTCGATAGCTTCTGCAATGACCATAAAATGATGCTCCTACAAGATCTACAGAGATTGGAAGCAGTTCTATATGTTTCAAGAGTACATCAACACAATTAATGATCTGTAATAGTTACTGCATCAATGTTCACGCCTCACAGGTTTAGTTGCCACTGATTTTGGAGTGAAACCTACTTTTGCTCTTTGGGTTAAACCTACAATCTTGCACAACCTACAATCTTGCACAACCTGATCTCAAGAGGTAGCTGTCTTGGAACAAGCTGTTGACGTCTACACCACTGAGTTTGAAAGGTTTATTAGGTTTATCAGGTATTAATGCTATTTCCTCTGTTGACTTGGTAACATTAGTTGATGTTATTATTTATGGTAATGATTCTTTTCACCATCTCTTCTTCTTAAAAAAAGCATATtactttcaaagtttcaatttaTCTACCCTTTCCTTTTAGCTAGTGTTTGATTATTTCTTTACACCCTTTCATCCCATGAATGCGTAAAAGTGAAAATTGACAAATAGATTTCATGGTATGCTGCTTCTGATCATGCATCATTTAAGTTTGCATGAACTGAGATAGCTAGCTAAATGCCAAAACGAAGCTGTGTTGTCTTCTTGGGCCGCAAATCTGACTTCAAATGTACTGCCCACTGCCGCTAGACTGTCAGCTGCTTATTTCTATATCAATTAATGTAATATGCATTTTTTTCAGTGAGGTTTTTGCGAATTCGCCCTTCTTTATTTCAGCAGAGGTTGCCGGTGCATTAGATGGAGGGTTAGATtctgttctttttctttctttccttttctttttctccttatCATGCTTCACTTCTCTATATTCAaaatatgtatatacatatataatatataatatttattcgCTTCCTGTACAGGAATAATGATGATTACAAAGAGACAACTGTTCCTGCCGGTAAAACACATGAGGTATGTTTCATATCTGTTGGACTCCTTTAATTTTGGGTGGATGCTACTTATATTCATTCAGATCAGCATCACCCTTTATCTAGTCCAGATGTGATTGAGGGATCAGTTTGAATGTGTGACTGAAAGCCCAAGTAACTGGGTAATGTGTTatttgatttatgatttgttggtgtttgtaaaaaaaaaaaaaaaaactacaagttTTCAATTCTAGTACATTGAGAGTAAGGAAAATCTGAAAACTTGTCCATCTAAACTGAGTAATGTGTTATAAGATTTAGTCAAGCTTAGTATAGTAGGTAGTGAAGAAACTTAGTAAGTAATATAGGTTGAGAAACAACCTTCTTAACTAGCTGGTTTGTGGTATAGAAACAATCCTGCAATTATCTTATTCAGTTTCTCTGTCAAATATTATTGCAATACTGCTCCAAACTTATGGCATTTTGTAATTTCATCACTCTTATAGGTTTCTCTGTCTGTGGACTCGATAAATTCGTATATTGCTTGGGATTTTTCGCTTGTGCAAGGGAAGATAAACTTGGTATCGTTCCTAAATTTCATTTCATTACTCAGTGAATGTGTCTTCTTCTTTCATAGCCTGATGAAGTATTCTTTCATCTGTGATGTGAATGCTCTGGTCTTCTTCGTTTCCTGTAGTTCTCCGTTGTGTAACTCGTGCTATTTTCTTGTATGCCTGTTTGTTTGGAATGAGATTGGTAATGAGTCCAATAAAAGTTATTGATGAAATGGCAAATTTTAAACTGTAT encodes the following:
- the LOC133741941 gene encoding bZIP transcription factor 12-like, with protein sequence MASSKLVSVSTANSDLPRDSSICSLSTLIADVDKHNHSITMDDLLKNIYNDQPSASPPPPSMDGGASASAAAPGRTVEEVWKEIVAGGGGGGGGADGEDEAAEGEADQVRAEMTLEDFLTRAGAVREEDVGVGPGAVVPIGYGQFQVQQPPPSQPQGQLVYANNNNGTTSGGGRGTKRRAVQEAPLDKATQQKQRRMIKNRESAARSRERKQAYTVELESLVTQLEEEHARLMREEVEQKKERYKKLMENLIPVVEKRRPARVLRRVQSVHW